DNA from Dioscorea cayenensis subsp. rotundata cultivar TDr96_F1 chromosome 26, TDr96_F1_v2_PseudoChromosome.rev07_lg8_w22 25.fasta, whole genome shotgun sequence:
ATAACTAACACCCAAGACCATTCCAGATTGCACAGAGCTGTAAAATAAAGCATTACACTTAATAACCCGCTGataatttcttattcttttaaaaaaaaaaccccaaataattaataaacctGCTCAGGTCCTCGGTAAGAGTTTGACATGCCTCCATCAACAGTCACACTGCCCGTCCCCATCTTCTCTTGCTGATGAAGATGAGGATTTGAACTCTGTGACTGCTGACTTGAAATTGGATGATGTTGAAGTTGTCCCTGCTGACTGCTGTTTTGCTGTTGTTGCTGAAGCTGAGCGATTTTCTACCACAAAAAGAAATGAGGATTGGGAAGGGATTAGAATGCCATTTACGCATTGTGGATCAAAAAAGCCACCGACCAATACTACTGAAcagcaaagaaaagaaaagtagatTAAGATGTATTAAACAAGAGACCAAAGTAAAAACAGTAAACACAGAACAATGAAATCCAAGTTCACTAAAAGCATAACATAATCAGCAAAAAGAGTAACTACAAGTATGGACCAAAGCAATATAATTCAGAAGCAATAGATATTGGAACAAAATGATGGCAATGAATATTACTACCTTGATCAACAAATCAGTATCTGTCCGATTGAGAACAGGACCTGCGGTTTGCATAGGGGAACCAACATTTTGAATGATATCACCAACAAGATTTGCCTGACCATCTTTTCCAAGAACTAAATtcctattatttaaaaacatcctCAACTTTCTGCTGTCAATGTCTCCAGCAGGTGAGGATGTCAAATTTTGTTGTGCCTGAAGAAgaagctgctgctgctgctgcgaAGTGAGAAACTGAAGTTGATGAAATTGTTGCGGAGATTGTATGAATGGCTTTTGTTGTAGAACCCCTGTGCGAAGCTGATCTAGGCCCTAAAAAATGGGAGAAGAGGTCACATCAAGAATGGTGTCTGATTTAGATTAAAGCTTTCTCAATAGAAGGAAAAGAGTGATCAATTAAACCAGCAGCCATTCAAGAAGGAAATACATTTAAACACTGGGAAGAGAAATGACAGGCACTTGAACTGGTCAGACATGGCATATACATTATCAAAAGAGAAGTCATTAATATTAGGTTTGTAATTAACCAGCCTTACATAGCCAACAGTGGTAAGAGAATTGGAGCAATATTCATCAATATGATTGGACTGAGAGCAGGAAAATCATACTTCATTAACCAGATTACCAGGTTCATATTTCTTCATAAGCCCTAAGCTTAAAGATCAGGTATAGCAATTTCCTGTGTTTCAAATGTGATCAATTAGGATAAGATGCAGGATTTAGTAATGCCCCTATAAACGTCTTCATCAGTGCACTCGCATGCCATCATTAAGACATCAATCAATGCTTCACTGCCTCAGTATcttaatttaaacaatgaattgaaataTGTTGTGTGACAATCTTACTGTGAGTGGCCATCCTTTCAAAGTCAAGTTGCTCCCAGCTTGATTTGATCCTGCCACAAGTAAAATGTGTTAGTTTGTATTGCCTGtcatgcaaatcaaacatgGATCAAAACCAAACAGCAAGATGACAATTTCCACTTAAATGGAGCTGACAAAAGTTTCACGAGAATGAAAAGACAGGAAAGAATAAGCTGAAACACACATCATATAGAGATGCTTCGCCCAAAAGAAgacaaagagaaaaaggaataTCTAATGCCACCACAGCACCATAGAAGAAGATCATTTAACATCTTTGAATATGATATTGAGCATAAAATAGCCAGAACACATACATGCTCCAAACTATGAAGACTTTTGACAAATGTGGAAACTTCCAAATgtggaaaaataacaaaatatgaaCACATGCACGAGAAGCTTTATCTGTTTGCATACCCATCAATGAACCATCAAGAGAAGCAGCTCTGGAGTTCAAAACAGGATTCATCTCAGTCTTAATGTCCTGTTACAGAAATGCATTTAGAACAGAAACAATAGGATCAGTAAGTGTCATCTCACAGAGACGTACAGGTGTTGATCCAGGAAGCTGCTGGTTTCTTGCCTGGACTTGCTGCAAAGTTCCAGGAGTACCAACAGTAGAGCCCGGTAAAAGATGcctgaaaaataaagaatgagaATTCATGACCAACAGAAAGAGTCATTTGCAAAAAGACTTGGCATTCACATCATGTATATGATAAACACACGCATGATTCATTCTGTAATTTTGCCAGAACATACTAAACATGCAAATTAAACCACCAAACAAGTCACGATTATCTCAATTTCATACAGAGAGATCACATCAAAAAAGCCATACAACACTCATGATTTGATCGGCGCAAGCATGACAACTTTTGGGCCAGGACTTAACATCAACTGCcagaagaatttttttatgcacgctaatattaagaaaagatgAACTTAACCCCATTGGGcaatatttacaaatttcatGGGAGCCCCATTGATGCGCATCCTAGACAGAATTAGCCAGGTTAATGCCTAAGGATGTTAACAAAAAGAGTAAGTATACCCTGATGATTGTCCAGATCCTGCAGCTGGCTTAGCCATAGAAGCATGGTTTGGATCTAAGAGTTGGCCTGCATTCTCAGCTAATCTTTGCTGCATCAAGTTTTCAAAAAGACGAATAAGAACTCAATATCAACATAATATCATGCAAACAGTAAATTATTTGCAATGCATGCATAAAAAACCTTCATAGATGCCTCATCCAAAGAACCCCTCTGTAGAGGCAATTTTAGCTGTTCCTCGTACATCTTTGTTGCCAAAACATTTGCAGTTCCAGAACTCTGCCGCATCAAAGGATCACCACCTGCAAGCCCATTTGCTGAACCATTCAGCAGATGGGCTCCATCTCTTCGCAACTGCTGGTGTTGTTGCTGCTGTGGGTGTGCATGCCTCTGCATCAGTAGTTGTTGCATttgaatttgttgttgttgttgctgttgttgctgttgttgctggtgctggtgctgttgctgctgctgctgtggctgttgttgctgttgttgttgctgttgttgttgctgctgatGCTGCTGCTGCTCCCGAGCTTTAACAAGTTGAGTCTGCATCACAGGCAACTAcagatttaattttgtttaacaaAACAGCCATATCAACATGTGGCACAGGCAGAATTTAGAGCAAGAATGACCTTCTTGATATACTGCAAACAGTAGGCAGCTTCGCCACAATCTAGTTCAAATCACAATAGTAGCACAATACTTCTCTATATTGTTTTAGAACAATAGAACAATGGAACAATCCAAAGAAATATACTTCCCAAATGGTGAGCTTGTTCAATATAATCACTCCTATTATATGAATTAAAACCTTCTTCCTACAAGAAAATTATCACACACAGATTTCTCCTGTtcagaataagaaaatgtgataACTTGCCTCTATATATGTTGCTGCAACATCAGAGTGTTTCTCATTAGTCCTTGCAATGAAGATATCCCAGAAAACAGACCACCATTCAAACAGAAAGCCACCCGGCGCATCAATTGCTGGAAACGAATTTAATCttagagaaaacataaaaactgGATGTCCGATGCTAAAACCTAAAGAAGACTTCAACTTTAGCTGCAGTTGAATACACCCAACACTTACCAACAGGATCCGAAGAAACTTTCCCTTCTGCCTGAAATGCCTTTGCAGTGGCCTGTAAATTCCTTTTAATGAAATAATCATATATGTAAACATCCAACCTGCCCCATCATCAACAAAGAAGATTTAACCATTGAAAAGCGCAACCAAGAaactaaaaaacataaaaaatactaattaagATGGAAATAGCTCAACAACCAAAACTGCATAAGATGAAATATTTTAATCACTGGCCTGATTACCGGAccgaaaaaaaagaaagccaTGGAATCTAAAATGCACTGTCATTTTAACAATATACATCAAAGGAACCAGAAATTAAACGATAAATCCCATAATATCAATTTACACAATAAGAAGCCATTGACGAATGTCTATGACCTCGACCATAAGGCAAAATAGAAGACGAATACTCTCTCTGTAAGCTCCCATCAGATAAAGCGTCAAAAAAGAACATCTTTTTAATGACCAAAACTAAAACCTAAACTCAGAGCCCCACCATAAAACATCTAAAACCTACACAGTCTCAAGATAATAAACAACATTCATAAACAAATCACCAAGCTAAGCAATAAAACtaaatttcatcaaacaatccaatatttaaaaaaaaaaaacaaaaaactcacATTTTATCAGCTTCCCAGTTGGTTTGCGACATAATTTCAACAAAATCCAACGCCTCAAACCCTAACAAGCTTCAAACAATCCCTAcaatcctcctcctcctcctcgaaTCCGATTCTGAAAACACTCCCATCCCCTTTTCTAACCCAAAGCTGAGCTGAACTCGATCTACTTTTTCTAAAAATCCAGAAGAATCACCAAGGAAAACCAGGGGCCAGGAAAGAAACAAATCGAGAAACACTACTAACAAGTGAAGAGGAAATTTTATACAAAGGGAAAggcacaaaaatatttatatttatatataattaccttcattaataaaaataaaaataaaaaaaaatctttcaataattaatttattaattatgtcTGTTTTTGGTCCCCTTTATTTAGACTGATTCATTTGACCACACACGTGGCAAAGAGATAAGTCGATTGACAGAGAGTTCCTTCGCTGAGAGTCAAGAACTGaggtaattttttctttttcttttttaaattattttaattgcggaatatttattttgttttattttatttatattcctgAGCGGTATTTCGACATGTGTTGCCTTGTGCGTCACTATAAGAAGGAAGTGGTATAAGGAAATATGAGCCGTTGGATGGATGTGGGTAACGGTTGAGATGATTGGTGTACGAAACGCGAACCGGCTGAGCTGTGGACTCTGGTACTTATCCTCGTCCGTTAATGCTTGGAAGCATCCCCAGACGTGGTGCATGGGCCCACTGAATTGACGACTAcgatttgatgattttttactttcctttttatttatttatttttctatatattttaatttttatttacttatcatGCACATACATATGTTAAGATTTTAATTGTTAACTCTACATCTATCtgaatttatttatgattttctttaaatagGACCATTTATCATctgcttattaaaaaaataataaatattatgaaaataaatataataatcctgataaactaatgtttcaaggaaatttgttgatttataattaatgttGGTGATGGATGAGAAATACATGATTGTAATGatattttctatttaagaatatatataaagttgtttaaatgatattttataaattttaaaataatggcCTAAATTAGATCCAAATTTCATAGCACGGACAGAGTTTGAGATCCAATTTATGCCCACAGgcaatatgtttatttattaatgcatGAATAAATGCACGTTAATGGGTCTATGGCTTTATTTAAAGTTAGGTACCACATCACATgtacttttgatttttttttattattattattaatgggTGGTTTATTATAAGTCATACAATTTTTATATCGAATTTTTAAATCCATaatcttcaataaaaatatgcATCTCATGCTGAGACACACGATCCTTATAAATTCCAAACACTATATTTTAGGTGTCAATGCCATTTTCGTCATCGCCGTTGGAGAGCTCTCACTAAGACCCTGCTGggtggttattttattttatttatttatttaataagcTAGTGGGTGGTTATTGCTTTAACCctcaaaataatcataataataatattattattgtttattaaaaagtaaaaacatgggGAAGGTAATGATGGGAAAGAGGGAGAAATacgatttttaaaaaaaatcacttctaATCAAATTTTAAACCAACACTCTATTTGAAGGCAAAAGATGCACTgcaaataattttcttaaaaacagTCTATACACCTTAATATGTGCAACACTGCCAGACTTTTAGCAAGACTTTATGCCTTTACCAGTTTAGCCGTGTAACTACTCCCTGGCACTTATTTAGGCATTtctatttcaaaatgaaaacctCAACGCTAAAACTGACATGCTCTCACTTAAGCGATTAAAAATCATCTTACCTTTTGGAAAACTCTAATATATGTTTATGGGGACGATTGACACCAATTTACTCATTCTTCTCGACCATCACCATTTATTGGATATCAATCTTTGAATTACCAATATAGGTGACAAAAGAGATTGATAAAAACATGTATGGAATTTCTTGTGGAATGGCATGAACCTTACCCGCTTAAAAATACCGCCTTATTTCATATATGGTAGTGAATATGCCGCACAAGAGAACAAGAGAACAAAATCATGACTTtagaaaacattataaaacatcGACGTAACAGAATATTGACAAATACGTGCATACTTTGCCACAAACTAGAGGAAATAATAGATCATTCACTGATAATTTGTCAATTTGCCTCCAAGATTTGGATGTATTTCACTGTCTTATTTAAGATCCCAAGCACCACTTTGCCATTAAGAAGGCTTGATTCAATTGGGAAACCTCCAATGTACTAAGATTGATTGGTCTTGGGAACTTTTTATACAAGCAATTTGCTAGATTATTTGGATGGAAAGAAATAGTGTCATTTTTAATTGCATTGCACACTCTCATCTTTCCTCCATCTTGTTGCATGGGTAAATGGAGTTACATATGCTAAAAAAGACAAGGTGAGGGAGACTATCTCAACAATCAAATGAAGTTTTGAACTTCATAGGAATTTCACTTGAATCGAGGGAATGCCAACGAGGCTTAAGTAATTTCGATAGGTAAAGGagattagtaatgttttttttttttattattatttttatttattcttcatcTCATGTGGTTCTCAAGTTGTtgatcagattttttttttttttatttcttttcttttcttttctttttgttgcataCCTTATTGTATTTTCATCCCTTATCTATTATGGCTTTCCAGTTTAATAGATgagatttatcaattttaaaaagaatataattttcataaattagtaaatgatgaaaaatgagttttatgacCTTAAACCCAAAACCATatttacacttttttttttaaaaaaaaaatgaataaaccacttatattaaattaaataaaaccccattttttccctatttatataaaaaaaaaaaattcatatgagtgttttatttttatccaaattattattatttttgtattatggaCATTGTCAGCCCTGTTTTATAAGGTTGAGACTCTTGTATATATTATCAAACAATTTATGAGTATTTAGCAAGGAGCCcccaataaattttaaattttcaaatatttaatgtGGTTTTTGATAATAAAAAGCATCTTGATTCATGTTTGACAAAACTAGGTTTATTGAATTCCTGAATTTTGTAAATTCTCCACATCCTTTTATATATGATTACATTGATGAGCTATTCACTCAAATTTATACCCATTAGGTTATATAATAATACCCTGAAAAGATAAATTTCTCTACTGCAGCATGACAAGATTATCAAATACAGTTTTTTCACATAATTCGAAGACTAATAGTTTTATACAAACACAATATCATTCTTGAATCTGGAgtacatattatatatgttatcCTGGTTAGAAAATCACCAAAGGCCATGCAAAAAATATCTGCAGGGAAAATCTGATGGTTGGTGCAGCATTATTAGTCATTTAACAACTCAACagcaattaataataaatataataatattactcTAGAGAATGAAACAACTATATATGACAGTGGCAGAAGTGATTAAACAGACAGCAAGATCGAgaacaattaattaatacaaacaaatgaaGGCATAAAGTCACCGAATAGTGAATGAAGAAGCTTGGAACAGAGGCCTGCACTGCATGTTAGAGCACGCCGCCCTTGTGACCAATGAGAGAGATGGCTGGATATCTAGTTCCAATGGCTCCCGGGAGATCAATGATAAAACTGAGGACCGAATCCACCCACTAAACCCAGGCTTAAATGATTGGGGTTGAGGGGCCTGCATATCCATTTTGCTgttctattttatatttatctgtTCACAGAATCACAGGAACAGAGACTCTCATCAGAAAGAATGCTATACACACACACTCTTTATGTTTTTGCAGTTACATTTTctgatcatgatcatcatcactCAAATGTCAGTGTCTTCTCACTTGTTTGTCACCAAGGCCTGGACTGCATGCATGAAGATGTGTGTTTATGCCACCTGCTCATGTTGTGACGTTACCCATCCCCGTGTACGCTTCTGTGATGAGAATTCCCATGCACCTGCCTTTGCTGCTGCAgtctctcactctctctttaCTGTTTGCAAGTCTTTGGAATATGTTcactttgattaatttatttattttgacgaGTGATTTATTTTACATTATGTGTGCACACACGTACATGGTACGCTCACGCTCCCAGAAGATGGTGCACATGTCTATCCATTCTCATGTCCGGTTGATCATCACGCAATCATCCATCAAGGTGTAtgtcaatcaatcaatcaatcatgtTAGGGACAGTCAGGGGAGCCATTTTGGAGTAGGCCTAATCTCTGTTTAGATATTAAGATGATCTAGTCCCAAACACTAGtaaatttttctttgaattagaAATGAGCCACAAAAAGGAAAGCTTTTCAAGAAGGGTAGGTAAAAAATAGTGTAAGGGCCCGTTTGTTTCGCTGAACCCATGGCTGAAGTGGGCGAAGTGGCGAGTTCGATGACATTTGAGTGTGTTTGGTTACTTGAAGTGGTCCCAGAAGTGGTGATGTGACAAGTCCGGAACTCGGTTACTTCGCCATCTGACTTCGGGCCAAGAAATCCCGAAGTGGCACTTCGGTTCCCCACTTCCAGCACGTGGTAACACGTGATGACCCTTAAGATTACCCCACTTCCTGATTGCCTGTTCACTTTCCCATTTCTCTTCTCGCGATCCTTCGTTTTCATCGCCGCCAGCCCGTGATGTTCTACATCTTTTGTTAGGGTTTCTAGTCCGCCGTCGAGAATCGCGTTCCTCTTCACTTCCCCCCTTCCCTCCCGTACGTCATTGACGTTGCTTGTCTTCTTTGCCTAGTTCTTCAGCTCTTCTCTCGAGCGCAATGggattatataaatttgtttccGGTTTTTGGTTCAATCCTTGTAGTCTAActactatgtttttttgttacaaTCACGGATCTAGTGCACGCCCGACAATTTCCTCCCAGATCTATCGCAGTTCTTTGTCTTCGGAGGTTTGCCCTTTGCTCACTGTGTAAACTGGTTTTTACCCTTCGATGTGAGTATCTTTCTTGATATTGTAGATCTTTTGAGTTTGTCAAAGCGATTTTTGTAGGTTTCTTTCCCGGTGTTATGTTTGTTAACCaagtttttttagtttgtttttttccgaatatttttgtttgtataaaGCTCGGCAATTTGCCTTCCAATTTTTTTGTATGGGCTATTGTAATTTTTTCCCTGTGTTTTGCTTTGATATTAACCCATCCTTTTTTTCCCATcctttttttcccatctttgttTCTTGTCATGTGCTTTTCTCGTATGAGTTGGTTCCCCATTAACCCATCCTTGTTTGTTTTTCCATGTGTTTTTGCCTTTCAAATTACCTCGATCTGTAATTGTTACTCGTATTTTTccatgttttgtgatttttcttttcattcatcgtgtttttgtttttcatagtaAAACACATCTTTAATTCTTCTTGAACTAGTTTCCATTGTATTATGGTTTGAATTCCTTACAATCATCTATTATGTGATTTAGTTTGTCTAATGTTGAATTCATTGTTTCCAAGTCCATTTTGAAgactttcattttttgtttttcttgatttttgtgtTCTTCATCTTATCATGCTTGCAGTTTGATATTTGTTCATTGTGTATATGGACCAAATTCATATGATAGTGTCTTATTTAGTAATTCTGCTTCACAGTCAGTTGTTCAACATTTTTCCTGTTAactatttctttaaaaaagCACATATCATATCTTGGACATTGTTTTTTGCAAGTTGTGTTCCCTTTTAAGAAGTGTCATTGTTGATTCATTTCTAGCATCTGTATTGCCTATCATGTGATGATATATACTTTGCAACTTTGTGAAGTAGACATTTATATTGTCGCAGTTTTCATGAAAGTGTTCTATTAATTGCAATATCATGTGatgccatatatttttttttcacctttGGCATATGTATTGTTTATCATAGTGTTCTATCAATGTACTTCTCATGGGCTATACTTGCATGACAATGCTACTTCTTTATGATGTGTTCCTTTTTAAGAAGTTAGATTCTTAAACTTTTTCCAGCAGTTGTATTGTCTAACATGTGATGGCAGAGGTGGACTTATATATTCTCTCAGTTTGAAGTTATTAAGTGGTCTACTAAATGCATGATCATGTTATGgcatatatttttgtcaccttTTTTTCGCAGCCGCATTGTCTGCCATAGTGTTCTGTCAATATAATCGTTATGTATCGTACTTGTATGCCATTGTTTACTCGCTAATGATGTGTTccttaataaaaacattaagaaGTCATAGACCGGTAATGACAGAACATGATTATCCTAGTTGGTTTATATACTTAACATGTGTGGACCGAATTAGATTATCTGCTAAATTTAGTCTTACTCCATTCCTCCATTATGTAGATGGATAGTTGGGCAGTTAATGAGCGCACGAGGCCATTGGCTGCTGCGTTCACAACTGTTATTGTCATTATTGTGTACCTAGTAGAGGAAATGCATGTTACTAGGCCGGGCAGAAGTAAAGAACCATCAATTTTTCGTGACCTAACTAGGAAACGACATATGGAACGCATTCTTAGGGGTGGGCAAGATTATTGCGTAAGCTATCTTAGAATGGATGTAGGTCCTTTCTTACATCTTTCTTCCATCTTCCGTGACAAGCACCTCCTCGTAGACAGTAGACATGTGTCGGTCGAGGAACAATTAGCCATCTTCTTGCATATAGTTGGCCACAACACCAAGAACAGGATAATGCGAGTTGAGTTCCTACGATCTGGGGAAACCATTAGCCGATATTTTAACAATGTCCTCCGAGCTGTGTGCGCCATCCGTGATGATTTTGTTCACCCCCCAAGTGGTACTTGCCATCACGAAATAGAGACGAACCCAAATTGGTACCCTTTCTTTAAGGTAAGtaattaatcatatattaaatttttactagcagagattaaaaaaaaccatgctTGTCAATTTTGTTATACTTTATCACCTCCATGTAGGATTGTGTGGGTCTATTAGACGGGACACATGTTGATGCTTCTGTCCCTTCTAATGAAATACCACGGTTCCGTGGCCGAAAGGGTCCAACACAAAATGTCCTCGCGGTGGTGAACCCTGACTTACAGTTCACCTATGTGTTGGCGGGTTGGGAAGGCTCAGCAAATGACTTCACTGTGTTAAAAGATGTATTAGCACGACCACATCCCGAGGGGTTGAAGGTGTTAGAAGGTATAACgtattgattttgtttgttgcAGATTAAAATCAGTAATTATTAAACGTTTCTTGTATTGTAGGAAAATACTATTTGGTAGACGCTGGGTACACAACAATGAATGGTTTCATAGCACCGTACCGCGGCGTTAGGTATCACCTAAAGGAACATAGTGGCAGGCCACCAACCAATCCGAAAGAATTGTTCAATCTCCGGCACTCAATGTTACGCTCCCGAGTTGAGCGTGCTTTCGGCACATTGAAGAACCGTTTTAAGATTCTAACCTCTCACCCATTTTTCCCCTTCAGGACTCAGGTTAAGCTCGTCCTTGGGTGTTGCATCATTCATAACTATATTGCAGGTGTCGACCCGAGTGATAGGATATTGCTTGAAGGAAGCACACAGCAAGATGAATATATTAATGCGTCACAAACCCGATCACAACGAGCACAACGTGAGGAAAATAGGCAGTGGGTGGAGTTGAGGGATAACATTGCAAATGACATGTGGAATCGCTACAATGGCTTCGTCTGACCCTAATATGTTCTTTAGACCCTAATATGTTCTTTAGACTTTTTCCATCAAtgcttttttctttaatcttttTACCTCGAATGCTTGTGATATTCTGCATGAGTTATTGCTATGTGTGATACCCTTGTTGTTGATTTCTTTCAGTCATATGATTCAGATGCAATGTATGATGTGTTTCCTTTCCAATTTCCAAGTTgtgcttctttttttgttgtgtcTA
Protein-coding regions in this window:
- the LOC120253218 gene encoding protein ALP1-like → MDSWAVNERTRPLAAAFTTVIVIIVYLVEEMHVTRPGRSKEPSIFRDLTRKRHMERILRGGQDYCVSYLRMDVGPFLHLSSIFRDKHLLVDSRHVSVEEQLAIFLHIVGHNTKNRIMRVEFLRSGETISRYFNNVLRAVCAIRDDFVHPPSGTCHHEIETNPNWYPFFKDCVGLLDGTHVDASVPSNEIPRFRGRKGPTQNVLAVVNPDLQFTYVLAGWEGSANDFTVLKDVLARPHPEGLKVLEGKYYLVDAGYTTMNGFIAPYRGVRYHLKEHSGRPPTNPKELFNLRHSMLRSRVERAFGTLKNRFKILTSHPFFPFRTQVKLVLGCCIIHNYIAGVDPSDRILLEGSTQQDEYINASQTRSQRAQREENRQWVELRDNIANDMWNRYNGFV